ACCCAGCAGCAACAGCGCCCCAAGCGCCACCTCGTCCGCGGCTTCATCGGCGGTATTGCTGCGTTGGGCTCGTTTACGGTCTGTTTTTTTATTTTCTATAAGATGGGCAGCATGCTCATCTCCATCGCTGAGAGCTATTACGAAAGGCTATGGTGAAACAGCGCAGGCTCAGAGGGAAGCGCTCCGACCGCGAGCAGGATGTCATAGAGATGTTGGAAAGCGCACTGCATCTGCTTAAAATGCTGCCTGCGCATGCCTGGTTACTCTATGCACTTGGCACACTCCCTTTTGTTTCACTGTTTCTGGTTTACTGGACGGAGATGTCCAGCAGTGCTCTGGCCTACCGCTACCTCTCGCCTGGCGCTCTGGCCCTCGCGGTAGCCTACATCTGGATGAAGTACTGGCAGGCGCGTTGGGCGATCGTAATGCGCAACGTACTCGTCATGCAGTCGTATCGACCGAGTCGGTCGACCCGCTTTCGGATACTTCTGCGTCAGGCGATCTTCCAGCCGTGGGGACTGATCATTGTTCCTCTGTGCGGGGTTCTGGTCATTCCGTTTCCCTGGGCCTTGGCCTTCTTCCAAAACCTGACCGTATGCGAATCCTTTGACGAAGAGGGTAAGCACACAACCGACAAGGCCCTGAAATACGCCTCGGTGGGAAAACTACAGCTCGGACTGTTTTCCCTGCTGTGGATCCAGATACTGACCGGTTTTATTTTCCTCAGCTGGCTGACGATATTGGGCTACCTGCCTTATCTCGTGTACATGCTGACCGGGATCGAGACGGTTTTCGTACGTAGTCCACACGCGATACTGAACAATTCGAGCTTTTACGTGGCCGGTGCCACCTTCACGTATCTGACACTCGACCCGGTGGTAAAGGCATACTTTTTCCTGCGCTGCTACTATGCCGACACACGCGAAACCGGTCTCGACATCCTTGTTACACTGCGCCGCCTGGGCGGGCCAATGGCCCGCATGCTGATATTCGCTGCAGGTCTTGCCCTGTTGAGCGGATCGTGTCTGCTTGCTAATGAGCCTGTCGACCCGATCCCGTCTGAGCAGCTCGAGCAGACGATCGACGATGTCGGCTCACAGCGAAAATACATCTGGGACCAACCCCCAGAGCAGCTGGACAATCGGGGAGAGGCACCTGCCTGGGTTAACTCCTTTAACCAGTTCAAACAGGATATAAAAGAGTTCTGGCACACCAGCTGGAGGGAGTTTTCCGACTGGTTCGAAAGTCTCTTTGAAAAGGAAGAGAAAAAAGAGAAAGAGGATAAAGAGGATCGCAAGAAAGTTTCGCATTCGGGTAATGGCATTGCCGATGTCGCCAATGTTATCGCGATAGGCCTGATCATCATATTGGCAGCTATTATCTGCGTCATGATATTCCGGGGGATTCGGCAAAGGCCACTTCTGGCGTCGACAGCCCCCATGGGCGCGGCAGACAGCCCCGATCTCACTCAGGAAGAAGTCAGTGCTGACAGTCTGAGCATTGACCGCTGGCTGGAATATGCCCGCGAGCTTGCGGCCCGACAAGAATACCGGCTGGCCATGCGTGCGGTATTCCTTGCCCAGCTGGCCTACCTCGCCGAGCAGCGCCTGATCGTGTTGGCCAAGTTCAAGTCCAACCTCGAGTACGCCCACGAGTTGACCCGTCGTGCACATTCCTGCCCACACGCCATTGAGGCTTTCTCTAGCTCTACGCACCTCTTCGAGTCTATCTGGTACGGCGACTATCCCGCAGAACCCAGCAAACTCGACCAGATGGAAGATCTCTTTCGAACCCTGGCCACGGACTCATGAAACGTAAAAGACTCATGACCGGACTTGGCCTGATGCTGGCCGCGCTACTGGTGACAGCAGCGCTTTACTACGCCTTTGCGAGTAAGTTTACCACTGGTAAAATGTTCCCGGAGCACTCCAGCCTGCGGGCAGATCCGCGTGGCACCATGCTGCTGTATGAGAGCCTTGAGACATTGCCGACGGTCACGGCTGCCCGCTGGTTTGAGCCATTCAGCAAGTGGATGCGTGACAGCGAAGTCAGGCCGCAGGATACGACGGTACTCTTTCTCGATGCAAATGGCATGAGCCTAATGGACGAGGACTTGGAAGCATTTCTCCTTCAGGGCGGTCGTGTTATCGTGTCCTTGCCATCTCCAAACCCCGGGAACTCCTACGACGATATGGATGAAGACTTTCATGCTTCCGATCATACGCCTGTCGGTGACGACGAGGTATTGGAAGAGGTCGAGTATAAAACAGGCTTCGACGGTTGGGAGCTATTTGCACTTAAAGCCTACCACGATTACTCCGTTGTCAATTCCGACATGAGACTCAACAAAGAGAGTCCTATGGCCGCCGGTGCTCCAACAGAGACGGCATGGCTCAGCTCCGAGGCGATCTTGATCAATGAAACGAAAAGCGTCTCCAATGAGCTGGATACCCAAGCCACGGAAGACATTGAGGACGAGGATTTCACCGAGCCCGAGGGCAGGGGAGAGTCGGCCGCTACCAGTTCGGAGGAAGATACGGATCGAGAAAAGCTTCCTCCTGCACGCCCGTGGGACGTTATTTATAGCTCGCATACCGCACCTGTCATTGTCGGTAAACAGGTCGGGCGTGGGGAAATCATCGTCTTGGCCAATGGTCTGCCACTGACCAACGAATCACTGCGCCTGCACAAGGATCTACCCTTACTGAAGTGGCTGCTCGGCAATGACCGCAATGTCGTCTTCGAGGAATACCATTTCGGTATCGTGCAGCCTCACGGGATCGCTTCTCTCATACGCGAATACGGCCTGAGCGGTGCCCTTGTCGCACTGATGATTTCATTTCTGCTTTTCATCTGGCACGGGGCATTTCCGCTACTACCCAGTGTCGCTGAGGCGCCCCGGCCGCGCACCCTTGGGCACACCGCTGTCAGTGGCTACCGTGATCTGCTCCGGCGGCACATACGCCCCCGGCAGTTGCTCGGGCTCTGTCTGGAGCAGTGGAAGTTGGCCTTTATGGGCAAGCACCAAGACGGCAAACGCTACGAGAAGCAATTCCGGGAAGCAGAGCACGTTGTCGAAACCGAGGCAGCCAAGCCCCCTCGTGAGCGTAACCCCGGCCGCGCCTACCAAACTATTTCGCAAATACTTAATCAAAGGAGAACCCGCCCATGAGCTCAGAGTTCAACGACCTGCAAAGCAAGATCGCCAGTGCCCGTGAAGAGATCGCGAAGGTCATCATCGGCCAGGAAGACGTCATCAATCAGTGCCTGATCGTTATCTTCGCACGGCAACATGCGTTACTGGAGGGCGTCCCCGGCGTCGCCAAGACCCTGTTGGTGAACACCCTTGCCCGCGTCCTCGGGTGCGAGTTCAACCGCATCCAGTCCACGCCCGACCTCATGCCGACCGACATCATCGGCACCAGTATTTATAATATGCGCGATCAGGTCTTTGAAGTCGTTAAGGGACCGATCTTCACCTCCTTTTTACTGGCGGACGAGATCAACCGCGCTCCGGCCAAGACGCAGTCGGCCCTGCTTCAGGCCATGCAGGAGCGTGAGGTTGTTATCGACCGCAATACCTACGCGCTTGATCCGGCCTTTACGCTTTTTGCCACGCAGAACCCGGTCGAATACGAGGGCACCTATCCACTCCCCGAAGCGCAGAAGGACCGCTTTATGCTCAAAATCAATGTGGACTACCCGCAAGAAGCGCAGGAGCTGATGCTCGCTCGACGCGTGCTTGAGGGGAACCCACCCGAGCACTCGCTGGATGAGGGCCAGCTCAAGCCAGTGCTCGAAACGGGGGAGCTAGCCCGTGCACGCGAAGCCTTCCAATCCGTTACAATCAAAGAGGAGCTTATCAACTACTGCGTACAGATCATTCGCCAGACCCGTGCGAGTGACAGTATCCTGGTCGGGGCAAGTCCACGCGCGACAATCGCGCTCATCCTGGCTGTACGGATATACGCCGCCATCCAGGGGCGCGACTATGTCGTGCCCGATGACATTAAGCAGCTTGCCGGGCCGGTCCTGAACCACCGTCTGATTCTGCGCCCAGAGTTCGAGATCGAGGGGCTGACGATCGACGAGGTCATTGTCGAGCTGGTAAACACCGTAAGCGTTCCGCGCTAAGCCATCACCCGCACCGGATAATATCATAACCATGCCCAAACCGAGTACCAGGCTAGTCCTGCTTTCGTTACTGCCGCTTCCTGCCGCATTACTGGCCGGGACCGGGGAGGTAGCGCTGACGCTATGCCTGGTGCTTTACCTTCTGTTTGTGGTCATGGCTCTCGTCGATATTTTGCTCAGCGGTCAGAAGCCCCATCCGAGCTTCCAGTGTGACCGCCAAATCCGTCAGGCCAAGAACTCGACCGGGAGTTTTAACCTGGTCATGGCATTCGCGGATGGAGACCGTCTGCCGCCCTGGATCGAGGTTGGTATTCCCTTTCCACTCCCCGTCACCTCAACCGAGGAGCAGCAGCGGTTGATGCTAAAGGCCGATACCCCACGCTTTAGCAGTAAGTGGGAGTTCAGCTCGCCCGATCGTGGCTACTTTAAGATCGATCGCATCTACTGGCAGATTCCGAGCCTCCTGGGCCTGTGGTTGCGGCGTGGCTCTTCTGAGGCAGATTTACCGATCCGCATCTATCCCAACCTCCATCGGGACAAAAAAACGCTGGCAAATCTCTTTCTGAATCGAGGACTGGCCGGGATGAACATCCAGCGCATGAGTGGCCAGGGCCGCGACTATGACCAGATCCGTGATTACGAGCCTGGCGACCCCTTTGTGAACATCCACTGGAAGGCCAGTGCCAAGCGCAACAACCTGATGACAAAAACCTATCAGGTCGAGCGCACGCAGGAAATCTACGTCCTGATCGACCATTCGAGGCTTTCGGCCCGTAAGATCCGCACTGACTACGACGAACACGATGAAAACGTCCTGGAGCGTTTCGTGGCTGCCGCTAGTGTGCTCAGCCTCGCCGCCGTAAGGCAGGGAGACCTGTTTGGCCTGATGACTTTCAGCCGCGATACAACGGGATTCCTGCGGGCCTCCTCTGGCCCCGCCCACTTGCGATGTGTTCAAGATCATCTTTTTACTATCAAACCGAACAAGGTTTTCCCCGATTTTGAGGAAATGTTTCGCTTCGTGCGGACGAACCTGCGCCGCCGCAGCCTGATCATTCTCCTCACGGATCTCTCCGATCCGGCTGCGTTCGAGAGCTTCCGCCAGCACGTTGGGTTGATCAGCCGTCGCCATATCCTACTGGTCAACATGCTGACGATGGCTGGGGTCGGCCCACTGTTTCAGAGGGGCGACGACCGTAAAGACGATATCTACACCCGACTGGCCGGGCACCTGATCTGGAAAGACCTCCACGACTACACCCGTCTGCTGGCTGCTCAACGCGTGGACCTGCGCCTGCTCAAAAGCGAGAACCTGGCACTGGAGGTCGTGAATCAGTACCTCACCGTGAAAAAACGTCAGCTCATATGATCATCGACACGGACAAGTACATCTCCCAACAGCGACCGATCTGGGACGAGTTCGAGCGGATGTTAAGACTGATCGAGGACAACGCACGCACGAACTTTGACCTGAGACAGATCCAGCGACTGCGTTATCTGCAGGACGTAGTGTCAGCCGACCTGACGCGCCTGCGCACATTTTCCGCCGAGCCGGCAACGACCAACTATCTGGAGTCTCTGGTCGCACGCGGTTTTTCCTCCATTCATGAAAACCGCTCCCTCAGTCGCCTGAAGTTCAACCCGTTTAAGGTACTGGTCGAGTTCGCCATCACGGTACGGCGCCATTCCCGGTTATTCTACTTCGTCACTGCGACGATGTTCGTGGGCTGCATTCTCGGAGGGGGGATCGTCGCGTTTTTCCCTGAGCACAAAGAGATTATCATGCCATTCAGCCATCTGCTCGGCGACCCATCCGAACGAGTCGAAATGGAGGAAGACGCTGAAAATAGCACGCATGTAAGCGGCCATCAGTCATCATTCTCGGCCACGCTGATGGCTAATAATATCCGGGTGGCTATTTTTGCGCTAACCGTCGGCATTCTTTACGGCGTCTTCACCGTCGTACTGGTATTTTATAACGGGCTCATCCTTGGTGCGGTGGCGGTGGACTACATCCTGGCGGGGGAGACAACCTTTCTGCTGGGCTGGCTACTGCCACATGGCAGCGTAGAGATCCCGGCCATCCTTTTTGCGGCACAGGGTGGGCTGCTTATTGCACGTACGTTGATCGTGAAGGATGGGCGACTCAATCTGACCGCCCGCCTGAAAAAGAACAGCCGCGATATTGTTATGTTGATCGGCGGGGTCGTGCTGCTTCTGGTCTGGGCTGGCATCATTGAGGCCTTTTTATCTCAGTATCATGAACCCGTGATCCCGTACTCCGCCAAGATCGCATTCGGACTTTTGCAGTTAGCCGCGCTGGCAGGATTTATCGTGATGGCTGGGCGCACAAAGAAAGGGGCCAGACAATGATCACACCAGACGCCAACCGTCTCGTCATTGAGACCGACGACGCCGTTTCGTTCTCTCTGCTGCTCGCCACCCCCTTAGTGCGGGCGCTGGCACTGATCATCGACCTTGGGGTGATTTACGTTTGTCAGAGCATCCTCGCGGTCAGCATGATGCTCCTCACGCCGTTCTTTGCAGATATTTCGACGGCACTGTTAATCCTGGGGTACTTTGTGACGAGTATCGGCTACTTCATTCTGCTGGAGATCGCCTGGGATGGTCGCACGATCGGCAAGCGTCTGATGAAGCTGCGTGTCATCGATGCAAACATCCAGCGCCTGAGCGCAGCCCAGATCATCCTGCGCAACTTGTTTCGTGTGGTAGATATGCTTCCGGCCTTTTACTCGCTGGGCGGACTCATTGCGATGAGCAGCCGTAAGTTCCAGCGCCTAGGCGATCTGGCGGCCTCGACACTCGTCATCCGCCATCAATCCCAGGAACTCCCAAATATCCCCTCGGCCGCGTACAACAAGTTTAACTCGTTCCGGCGCTACCCACACCTGGAGGCACAGTTAAAAAAGAACACCGTGCCGGCCGAGCATTCTCTGGCCCTTCAGGCTATCCTGCGACGGGACAAGCTGGAGACTCTGGCACGGCTGGAGTTGTTCCGACAGCTGGCACAACACTTCCGGCAAAAGGTCCGCTTCCCGGCGGAAGCCTGTCAGGACCTGACTGACGAGCAATATGTGCGAAACTGCGTTGACTCTATCCTGCGCAATCGCATTTCAGCCAACACGCCAACGGATGGCAACGCGGGGCCTGTTCGGCAGTCAGGCGTGGCATAAGCGAGTCATCGTTTTTCACAACGCCATCGTGTCTTATCTATTGACGGCGCTCTATTGATGTTTACGTTAGACATCACCCTAAGGACGACGCGTCCGTCGATCCCAGGGGAACAGAAACTCAATCAGTTATATGAAACTCAAGACACCAATGGATATTGTTACCGTTGGTCGTTCGCTTTGAGCTGCTAACTGAGTCCTGTTACAGCATCGATCTGATAAACCGCGAACGACCTGATCTTCGCGGCTTTTTTGTGTCCGCATTTCCGCAGTCCCCGAGCCTTCGTGGCGATTGCGTCAGCCTGTCTTCCGGAAACCGCTACGCGTTTCCAACTGTGCCACCGCGTTGGCCTTCACGTCCGGCCTCCGCACAAAACAACTATCGATGCATTCAGATTTACTCAAACTGGGTTGGAGCGAACACCTCCACCAACACCTTCACATAAACGAACATGCCGAGCGTATCCCGGCCCGAATCACACGGGAGGATCGCGACCGCTACAGCCTCCACACCGGGGCGCGACAATGCAGCGCACAGCTGTCCGGCTCGTACCGGCATTCTGCGCAGTCCACCCTGGACCTGCCCACCGTTGGCGACTGGGTCCTCTTCGAGCCGGGGCAGACCGCAGGCGAGGGGATCATCCATGGCCTGTTGCCGCGGAAGTCGCTCTTCACGAGACAAGTCTCGGGCGACCGCTCGGACCTTCAACTGCTGGCCGCCAACATCGACTACCTGTTTATCGTCGCCGGGCTCGATCAGGAGTTTAACCCCAAGCGTATTGAGCGCTACCTGACACAGGCCTGGAACAGTGGTGCCGAGCCGGTCGTGATTCTGAATAAATCAGATCTGGTCGAGGACGCCAGTGAGCGGGTCAGGGATTTGTGCGCGCGCCTGCCCGAAGTCTCCGTTCACGCGATAAGTGCGCTTAGCCCGGCGTCAACCGAGTGCCTGAGCAGCTATCTGGCTTCCGGTAATACGGTCGCGCTGTCCGGGTCGTCGGGTGTGGGAAAAAGCTCACTCATCAATGCGCTTCTCGGTGAGGAGCTGCTCAAGACGCAGGCGAATCGTGCCGACGATAACCGCGGCAGACACACCACGACCTGGCGGGCGCTGTTCCAGCTCGAAAGCGGCGCCTGTCTGATCGACCTGCCGGGGATGCGTGAGCTTCAACTGACCGGTGAATCCGCAGGTATGGAGAAGGCATTCTCGGACATCTACCGCCTGGCCGGGCAGTGCAAGTTTCGGAACTGCCACCACGAGGGCGAGCCCGGCTGCGCGATAGAGGCGGCACTGGATAGCGGGCAGCTCACGGAGGAACGCTTTCAGCAATACCTGAAGCTACGCAACGAAAGCCACAGTACCCGTCGGCCAAAGCCCAAGCCGACCTATCGAAAACCCGCTGCACCCGGAAAGTGGGAGGAAAAGGAAACGTTTTTCAAACAGGTAAAAATCCAGCACCGCAAAAACAACAAAGCGAAACGCAAATACCATCAGGAGGATGGTTTCTGACGACGCTTCTATCAAGGGGCTGACGGTGAGCCGATCCCGCGCAGGGTGAAGGCGTCCAGCGTCAGACTGGGCACTGGGTTGGCCAGCTCAATCCAGTGCCTTCCCTTGGTCAGGGGGATGGCGAGCGTCTCGCCATTCTTGTCCGTGAGCACGACCTCTTTCCAGTCATCATTCTTGCCAGACCAGCCACCTGTTGACTGGAGCGGGATGCCCAGTGCCTGAGACGTAGGAGCAACTCCATCGACGAGCAGGTCGAGGGTGGGGTTGTCAGTCGTGCAATAGCGGACCTCAAGCTCATAGAGACCCGTCTCGGGGACATCTATCTCCCAGCAGACGCTCTCAGCCGGACCGCCATAGCCGAAGGATCTGAGGGCGTTATCGGCGCTGGCTGCGACCTTTGGGACGACGCGGGAAGCGCTGTTCATCTGCACGATGTTATCCTCGGCTTCCCATGAGATCGAGACGTCGGCCGGTGCCGGTGTCATATCGACCGGAGCGGCGACGAGCACCGGGGGCATGGGCCTGATCGCCGTGGCCAGCTCGTGCTGTTTCGTCAGCTTGAGGGCTGCTGCCTTGTTCTTGGCGATGGTGTAATAGCCAGCCGGGAGGGTAAGCGGCTTATCCGCGGCCTGGGCGGTCGCGGTTTTATCGAAGAGCGTGAGTCCTTCCGCGAGACTCAGTTCACCCGCAAATGGTGTAGCGAGCTCAAGCATCCATCCGCCGTCGCCCCGGCTTAGCTCGAAGCTGACGGGCTTTTCCGACTCGGCGCTGATGAGGTCGCTTTGAAGGGATGTGACATCCGTCGCGAACAGGCGGGTGATCTTGCCGTCAACCATGCGGGAGGCTACGAGCGATGCGTAGAGCTCGATCTCAGGCAGCGTGCTGCCGCCATCGACCACGATCTCGGTCGGAGCTGTGTACACGTAGAGATCGTCGATCCAGTCTCCGCTGTTAATCGTCGCTTCCCAGCCGTTGTCATCGACCTGGTCGAGCCAGCAGGAGAGGAAGGTCGACGCCTGGCCGCTGAACGTCGGCTGCATCAGGACAACGCTCTGCACGTGGTCGCCCTGCTGGACGACGGTGTAGGTGCGCTGTGTCGGGTCTGGGTTGTCAACCTTCGGGCTGGAGGGCTTGCGGGGGGCAAATGTGCCGTCAGCAGGGTAGAGGACGCTCAGGTTTAAATCGCCGCTGTGGCTGTGCAGCTTCATGAGCGGTCCGTCGACCTTGGCGGCAGCAGGCACCTGGGCCAGCCAGTCCACCTGCACGGATTCGTCGGCCTTCACCTCATCCATCACGAGGATGTAGTCGCCGCGGACATGGAGGATGCGGCGGTCCACCCCACGGACTTCCGGAAAGACACCGGACAGGTCAACGGTGGTCCAGAGGTAGTTCTCGGTGGGGGTGAAGTTGTCGATCGTGCCGCGGGCCTTGCTGTCAAAGCTCTGGTTCTTCCCGTTGATGATAAGCGTGCTGTGGGATTCGCTGGCGTTGGAGAAAAAGTCCCAGCGCGGTCCGCCGCGGTGCCAGAACTTTTGATCGCCCGCGCCCTTGCCGTAGCCGGGGGTCATCATCAGCCATTGGTCTCCGAAGATAAAGGCCAGCGAACCGGCATCGAGGTGGCTGTGGTTGCGGTTGTTAAAGCCTGACTTAAGCGTGAGCAGGTAGTCGCCATCGCCCCAGCCGCTGCGGGAGGAGACGACATCCCACGTCGTCACATGGTAATCCAGCGAGGCGGGCGGCACCGGCTTGATGGCCGGATCGTACCACATCAGCAGCAGCGCATGGGCGTCGTTACCGCCGCGCGGCTCAAAGGGCAGGTGCTCCATCACGTACTGCGGCTCGCCATCGTGGTACTCGGCTGCGAGCTTGGCCAGCAGGTGGTGCGGCCCGTAGAAGTCGACCTTCGGTGCGTCACCCCAGGGGAGGATGCCCTGAAAGCCCGGTGTCGCGCAGGCAATCCGGAAAGCGGCTGCCTGCTGCATAAAGGGATCATCGTAGCACTCGGCACTGTTGGTGACGGTTTTTGTGGCCTCGATGTACTGGAGAATGAAGTCCAGCGAGTACGTCCAGTAGGGGACGCCCTCGGCCGAGCTGCCGTCATCGGCGCTGTACTCCATGACATAGCCAAAGGCGACGCCGGCCGCCGCAAGCCATTGGCGGGCCTCCGGAATGTCCCCATAAAAAGCCAGCCCGGCAAACCCAAGAGCGGCTGCCGCGATGTGGTTATGGTTCTCGGCATAGCTGCGTGCCCAGTAGACCTCACCCAGGAGTCCGCGGTAAAGGGCGTCCACGCGCTCGCGCATGACCTCCCGGATCATGGCCTGCTCCTCTTCGGTGAAAATGTCTCGGTGCCAGTCCCAGGCCAGAGCGATGCCCCGAGCCATGTGTCCGCTGGCCAGGTCCATGTTTGGCGGCTTCAGGCCCCACTGCGGGTATTCGCAGCCGGTGATGACGCGGTCGTGGAGCGACTTTTTATAAGCCGGGTCGTCGCTGAGGCGCGCGGCCAGGCAGAGTAGAAAGATGTCGTCACCGACGCGGCGCTGCCACAGCTCCTCCACGTTCTGGCGCATGCTCTTGCCGTTGGTGGAGTCCTCGGGCGGGTAGTAGCGCTTGGGGGAGCCGGAAGCCAGCTTGTCAGCTACGGCGAGGAACGTCTCACGCAACGCCGGGCGCAGTCCCTCATCCGAGGTCAAGGCAGCCTCTACGTCCGGCCACTGCTCGTCGGTATAAAACAGGCGGGAGCCCTGCTCGGGCATACGCTCCTGCCAGGAGGTCTCATGCTTCGTGAGATATTCGTTAACGCTGTCTGGGGTCACGTAGGGCCAGTCAGCCTTTTCGTTGGCCAGCACCATGGTGGCCGGCATGAGCAGACAGGCTACAGTTAGAGTAGGGATAAAACGCATATCTGGAGTATTTTTCGGGGTCGCCCCCCGAAGATAATTGTGTGGTGAAGGTATTGGTCAAGCCTGTCGAATGCTCTCAGGCTGGATGCATCGCCCATCAGGCGAAGGCTAATGCTGGCTCTAGTCATTTTCGGTTGAAATAGCTTCGACGTGTCCGTCCACGTAGAGGGTGTTTCTAACATCGCCGTGGACGGGTTGCTC
This genomic interval from Ruficoccus sp. ZRK36 contains the following:
- a CDS encoding DUF4962 domain-containing protein, whose translation is MPATMVLANEKADWPYVTPDSVNEYLTKHETSWQERMPEQGSRLFYTDEQWPDVEAALTSDEGLRPALRETFLAVADKLASGSPKRYYPPEDSTNGKSMRQNVEELWQRRVGDDIFLLCLAARLSDDPAYKKSLHDRVITGCEYPQWGLKPPNMDLASGHMARGIALAWDWHRDIFTEEEQAMIREVMRERVDALYRGLLGEVYWARSYAENHNHIAAAALGFAGLAFYGDIPEARQWLAAAGVAFGYVMEYSADDGSSAEGVPYWTYSLDFILQYIEATKTVTNSAECYDDPFMQQAAAFRIACATPGFQGILPWGDAPKVDFYGPHHLLAKLAAEYHDGEPQYVMEHLPFEPRGGNDAHALLLMWYDPAIKPVPPASLDYHVTTWDVVSSRSGWGDGDYLLTLKSGFNNRNHSHLDAGSLAFIFGDQWLMMTPGYGKGAGDQKFWHRGGPRWDFFSNASESHSTLIINGKNQSFDSKARGTIDNFTPTENYLWTTVDLSGVFPEVRGVDRRILHVRGDYILVMDEVKADESVQVDWLAQVPAAAKVDGPLMKLHSHSGDLNLSVLYPADGTFAPRKPSSPKVDNPDPTQRTYTVVQQGDHVQSVVLMQPTFSGQASTFLSCWLDQVDDNGWEATINSGDWIDDLYVYTAPTEIVVDGGSTLPEIELYASLVASRMVDGKITRLFATDVTSLQSDLISAESEKPVSFELSRGDGGWMLELATPFAGELSLAEGLTLFDKTATAQAADKPLTLPAGYYTIAKNKAAALKLTKQHELATAIRPMPPVLVAAPVDMTPAPADVSISWEAEDNIVQMNSASRVVPKVAASADNALRSFGYGGPAESVCWEIDVPETGLYELEVRYCTTDNPTLDLLVDGVAPTSQALGIPLQSTGGWSGKNDDWKEVVLTDKNGETLAIPLTKGRHWIELANPVPSLTLDAFTLRGIGSPSAP